The following are encoded in a window of Fusarium oxysporum f. sp. lycopersici 4287 supercont2.56 genomic scaffold, whole genome shotgun sequence genomic DNA:
- a CDS encoding uncharacterized protein (At least one base has a quality score < 10): MDQVGSVKEFPSQNIISRRPVGIAMSSLVSPGTPSYPPSTYPPSIHPASPEQDNVSQSHGGHSITLLRTPERLGPYSQPYSLEDGGHAAIQPGNQLSAELTERHVNMMAFSQCVGIGLFLQAGRVIYLAGPGLGAIAYIVTGTVLWSCAACLGEMTALFPVKGPIIEFPRRFLDESLGYTAGWMTWFSWIVLVAAELVAITHIFQFRYPQKLLQAAGYPDPTLEFYPSASPAVYVLCFFLIMLTLNMLPVRWFGRLEYIFGTIKMLFIIALILFNVIIHIQQPVKRGAFWTYNEPYSFAARNMTLPNKDVVQGDAGRLLGVWEAMTTCLFGMIGFETIAITAAENKDLRTEETVKIGTRKISLRIITLYTLATFTVGLNVPYTYPTIVDNAVISFGFGQNSAFVASPVINRLRVWPYIVNDFIIFSATTAGANGLYNASRTLHALASIHEVWPNWGPVQALRRRLERTNYGVPHAAVVLSACFGLMGFLACNPDSQKILGRMVRCCVVSMMITYGLVAASFIEFYKSLEGAAAGQTMEVVDIYNPLVRQLYDRSNPRYPYRSHGQCLRAYYAVLACSLFVIFNGWRTFISPVNIKDFFGCYIAILLMAMISIMYQIKFWGWDPRKWRRRVSDNRLERPQPMTADSVPRRGQLALITAGEMADGPRRVENIRRFGRWLLVWLK; this comes from the exons ATGGACCAAGTCGGTAGTGTCAAGGAATTTCCTTCCCAAAACATCATCTCAAGAAGGCCCGTCGGGATTGCCATGTCCAGTTTGGTATCACCGGGCACTCCATCTTATCCTCCATCCACCTATCCGCCATCGATTCATCCCGCGTCTCCCGAACAAGACAATGTGAGCCAGAGTCATGGTGGACACAGCATCACCTTACTACGAACTCCTGAGCGATTAGGACCCTATAGTCAACCCTACTCACTCGAGGATGGTGGACATGCTGCCATCCAGCCAGGGAATCAGTTGAG CGCCGAACTGACGGAGCGGCATGTAAACATGATGGCCTTCTCGCAGTGTGTCGGCATCGGGCTCTTCCTACAGGCCGGCAGGGTCATATACCTCGCCGGACCAGGCCTTGGTGCCATCGCGTACATTGTCACCGGGACCGTTCTGTGGTCATGTGCTGCATGCCTTGGCGAGATGACGGCCCTGTTTCCCGTCAAAGGCCCCATCATCGAATTTCCTCGTCGATTTCTGGACGAGTCTCTGGGATATACTGCGGGGTGGATGACATG GTTTTCCTGGATTGTGCTTGTAGCCGCCGAGCTTGTGGCTATAACTCACATTTTCCAGTTCCGATATCCTCAAAAGCTCCTCCAAGCTGCCGGATACCCTGATCCCACACTTGAATTCTATCCCAGCGCGTCGCCCGCCGTCTACGttctttgcttctttctcatcatgTTGACTCTCAACATGCTCCCAGTACGGTGGTTTGGCCGACTGGAGTACATCTTCGGCACTATCAAgatgctcttcatcatcgcccttATCCTTTTCAACGTCATTATCCATATTCAACAGCCTGTCAAGCGTGGAGCCTTCTGGACCTACAATGAGCCCTACTCTTTCGCTGCCCGAAATATGACCCTCCCCAACAAGGATGTAGTCCAGGGAGATGCCGGCCGCCTCCTCGGTGTTTGGGAAGCTATGACGACCTGCCTCTTCGGCATGATCGGCTTTGAAACCATTGCTATCACGGCAGCTGAGAACAAGGATCTTCGAACGGAAGAAACCGTGAAGATTGGCACCCGCAAAATCAGCCTCCGCATTATAACCCTCTACACGCTCGCGACCTTCACCGTCGGTCTTAACGTCCCCTACACGTATCCCACCATCGTGGACAACGCCGTCATCTCCTTTGGCTTCGGCCAAAACTCAGCCTTTGTCGCCTCTCCAGTAATTAACCGACTGAGGGTCTGGCCGTACATCGTCAACGACTTCATCATTTTTTCAGCCACCACGGCGGGGGCCAATGGACTGTACAACGCGTCGCGGACGCTGCATGCGCTGGCCAGCATCCATGAGGTTTGGCCGAATTGGGGACCCGTACAGGCTCTTCGTCGGAGGCTCGAACGGACGAACTATGGGGTGCCCCATGCAGCCGTGGTTCTCAGTGCGTGCTTTGGACTCATGGGATTCCTAGCTTGTAACCCGGATTCGCAGAAGATTCTAGGTCGGATGGTTCGGTGTTGTGTTGTCTCCATGATGATTACGTATGGGCTCGTGGCAGCTAGTTTCATCGAGTTCTACAAGAG TTTGGAAGGTGCCGCAGCCGGTCAGACCATGGAAGTGGTCGACATCTATAATCCATTAGTCAGGCAGCTCTACGACCGCAGCAATCCGCGATATCCATACAGGTCACACGGCCAGTGCCTCCGGGCATACTATGCGGTACTCGCATGCAgcctcttcgtcatcttcaacgGGTGGAGGACCTTTATCAGCCCTGTAAACATTAAAGACTTCTTCGGGTGCTACATTGCC ATCCTTCTGATGGCtatgatatcaatcatgtATCAAATCAAATTCTGGGGTTGGGACCCCCGCAAGTGGAGGAGAAGGGTGTCGGATAACCGACTTGAAAGGCCTCAGCCAATGACGGCCGACTCGGTCCCCCGGCGAGGACAGCTGGCATTGATCACCGCCGGTGAGATGGCCGATGGTCCTAGACGCGTCGAGAATATTAGGAGGTTTGGAAGGTGGTTACTTGTCTGGTTAAAGTAG